The genomic region CCAGCCTTGCTGGGCAACTTTCAGTATGGCGATACCCTCGTCCGCAACAACGGCGGACTCATATACGCCTTCAACATCACGCAACCGCGTGTTTAACAGCAGCGCCTGGTCAGCCGCAATTGCCCCCAGATGGAACATGCGGGTTTTGACTGCAGGCGGCGGACGCATGCCTGAAGCGGCAAGCAGCCAGATAGTCATCAGGCTGGCGCTGAACATGAATACCGCAGGAAACCCGTAGTTCTGCGACAGCCAGCCGCCTAGCGCACCGCCGAAGAACAGGCCGATGGATTGGGAGGTATTGTACACACCCATCGCGGTACCTTTGGCGCCGACCGGCGCGATCTTGGAGATGAGCGATGGCAGCGTCGCTTCCAGAATGTTAAAGGCGATAAAATATGCGGTCAGCGCGGCCACGATGCCCCAGAAATGATGCATGCTTGCCGCCATGCCCAATTGCGCCATCAGCATCAATCCTACCGCAGCGACGAACACCTGCTTCAGTTTGGCGCGCTTTTCGCCATAAATAATCGCCGGCACCATCACTATGAAAGCGATCGTCACCACCGGCAGGTACACTTCCCAATGGTGGTTGATATCGAGATTGCCGGTGCTGCGCAAGGCGAACGGAATGACTACGAACATCGCCATTTGTGCTGCATGCAGCGAGAAAATGCCGAAATTCAGGCGCAACAACTGGCTATTGCGCAATACATCACCAAGTTTGGCGGGGCTGGCTTCGGCATCGCTGTGAAAATGGCTGGCCAGCGGATTGGGGATATACCATTTCACTACCGCGATGGCGGTAAGCGACAGGACGCCGGTCATCGCAAAGATACCGTGCATGCCGATGTATTGGTACAGCGCAGGTCCGATTACCAGCGAAGCCGCAAAGGTCACGCCTATCGTGCCGCCTATCATCGCCATGGCGTGAGTGCGGTGCTCTTCACGGGTGGAATCGGCCAGCAACGCGGTCACCGCAGCGGAAATCGCGCCGGCACCCTGAATTACCCGGCCAAGAATGATAGTCTCGATGGTGGTCGCGCTGGCCGCAACGAAGCTGCCGATAGCAAATAGCAGCAGGCCGAAATAGATGACCCGCTTGCGCCCGAACTTATCGGATGCCATGCCGAAAGGCAATTGCAGCATGGCCTGGGTCAAACCATACGCGCCCAGAGCCAATCCGACCATAGTATGGTTGCTGCCGCCTGGAAGATGTTCTGCATAGAGTGCAAACACCGGCAAAATCAAGAACATGCCTAGCATTCGCAAACCGAAAATACTCGCCAGACCCACGCTGGCGCGCATTTCTGTCGCGGTCATTTTATCTGCATACGCTTCAGTTGTACTCATTTGCTTGGGAACATTCGCAAAAAACGGTATATTAACAGGTTAGCCCATTTTAGAGTATTCTCGGTATGGACATTATCCGCATTCGCGGCGCACGCACGCACAATCTCAAGGACATCAATCTCGATTTACCGCGCAACCAGCTTGTCGTGATTACCGGCTTGTCCGGCTCGGGTAAATCCTCGCTGGCATTCGATACGCTTTACGCCGAAGGCCAGCGGCGCTATGTCGAATCGCTATCGGCGTATGCGCGGCAGTTTTTGCAGCTGATGGAAAAACCCGATGTCGATCTGATCGAAGGGCTATCGCCCGCCATCTCGATCGAGCAGAAAGCCACCAGCCATAATCCGCGTTCTACCGTTGGCACCGTCACCGAGATACACGACTATTTGCGCCTGCTGTTTGCGCGGGTAGGCACGCCGCACTGTCCCGATCATCACATCAAGCTGACGGCACAAACCGTATCGCAGATGGTCGATCATGTGTTGGCATTACCGGAAGATACCAGGTTGATGATACTCGCGCCTATCATCGTCGGGCGCAAGGGCGAACACACGGACTTATTCGGGGAGCTGAGAGCACAGGGCTTTGTCCGCGTACGCATCGATGGCAACGTGCATGAAATGGATGTATTGCCGAAGCTGGACAAGAACAAGAAACATACCATCGAGGTGGTGGTCGACCGGCTCAAGGTGCGTGCCGATATCAAACAGCGTCTCGCCGAATCGTTTGAAACCGCATTACGCCATGCCGACGGGCGCGCATTGGCGGTAGAGATGGATAGCGGTCACGAGACGCTGTTCTCGGCCCGCTTCTCCTGCCCGGTGTGCGATTACTCACTTGCCGAACTCGAGCCGCGTTTATTTTCGTTCAACAATCCGATGGGTGCCTGTCCAAAATGCGACGGCCTGGGGGTTATCCAATATTTCGACCCGAAACGGGTGGTGGCTTTTCCGCATTTGTCGCTGGCAGCTGGCGCCATCAAGGGCTGGGATCGGCGCAACCCGTTTTATTTCCAGCTCCTGCAAAGCCTCGCCCTGCATTACGGTTTCGATCTGGACACGCCGTTCGAAAACCTGCCGGAGACCGTGCGCGGAGTGATACTCAACGGCAGCGGCAAGGAACAGATCGCGTTTCATTATCCCGGTGAACGCCGCCCACGCATGCACGCTTTTGAAGGCATCCTGACGACGCTCGCGCGGCGCTACAAGGAAACCGATTCCAGCACCGTACGCGAAGAGCTGGCAAAACACCTCAACAGCCAGCCCTGCCCCAGCTGTGAAGGAACCCGATTACGCCGCGAAGCGCGGCATGTGTTTGTCGCCGGAAAGACCATCTACGCATTATCTGCATTGCCATTGAAGCAATCGCTCACTTTTTTTGAATCACTGGAACTGTCTGGCAACAAGCAGGCGATTGCGGATCGCATCGTCAAGGAAATCGCAGCGCGCCTGCAATTCCTCAACAATGTCGGCCTGGAATATCTGTCATTGGACCGCTCTGCGGAAACCTTATCGGGCGGCGAAGCGCAACGCATCCGTCTGGCCTCGCAAATCGGTTCCGGCCTGACCGGCGTGATGTACGTGCTCGACGAACCCTCGATCGGCCTGCATCAACGCGATAACGACAGGCTGCTGGCAACCTTGCGCCGACTGCGCGACCTCGGTAATACGGTAATCGTTGTCGAGCATGACGAGGATGCAATCCGCACTGCCGATTATGTCGTGGATATGGGGCCTGGTGCGGGAGTGCATGGCGGCCATGTCGTCGCCATGGGCACGCCAGCCGACATCCTCGCGAATGCCGATTCGCTCACTGGTCAATATTTGTCCGGGCGGCGCAAAATAGCTATCCCAGCCAAACGTCGCCAGCCTGACCCAACGCGTGAGCTAGTGCTCACTGGCGCATCCGGCAACAATCTCAAAAATGTTACCTTGACGCTGCCGGCGGGGCTGCTGGTGTGTGTCACCGGCGTATCGGGCTCGGGAAAATCGACGTTGATCAACGACACGCTGTATGCAGCCATGGCACGGCATTTATATGGTTCTGCAGCCGAGCCCGCACCTTACACATCCATAACAGGCCTGGCCCTGTTCGACAAGGTCATTAATGTCGACCAGAGTCCGATCGGACGCACCCCGCGTTCCAATCCGGCGACCTACACAGGGTTATTTACCCCGATACGCGAATTATTTGCCGGCGTCCCCGCCGCCCGCGAACGCGGCTATAGCCCAGGACGTTTCTCGTTCAATGTCAAAGGCGGCCGTTGCGAAGCCTGTCAGGGTGACGGCGTCATCAAGGTGGAAATGCATTTTCTGCCGGACATTTACGTACCGTGTGATGTCTGCCACGGCAAGCGCTATAACCGGGAAACGCTGGAAATCCAGTACAAAGGCAAAACCATCGACGAAGTATTGGCGATGACGGTAGAAGATGCCCATGCATTCTTTAATGCGGTCCCTGTCGTCGCGCGCAAACTGCAAACCCTGCTTGACGT from Sulfuriferula sp. AH1 harbors:
- a CDS encoding MFS transporter; the encoded protein is MTATEMRASVGLASIFGLRMLGMFLILPVFALYAEHLPGGSNHTMVGLALGAYGLTQAMLQLPFGMASDKFGRKRVIYFGLLLFAIGSFVAASATTIETIILGRVIQGAGAISAAVTALLADSTREEHRTHAMAMIGGTIGVTFAASLVIGPALYQYIGMHGIFAMTGVLSLTAIAVVKWYIPNPLASHFHSDAEASPAKLGDVLRNSQLLRLNFGIFSLHAAQMAMFVVIPFALRSTGNLDINHHWEVYLPVVTIAFIVMVPAIIYGEKRAKLKQVFVAAVGLMLMAQLGMAASMHHFWGIVAALTAYFIAFNILEATLPSLISKIAPVGAKGTAMGVYNTSQSIGLFFGGALGGWLSQNYGFPAVFMFSASLMTIWLLAASGMRPPPAVKTRMFHLGAIAADQALLLNTRLRDVEGVYESAVVADEGIAILKVAQQGWDEAAATKLIEESKHGISK
- the uvrA gene encoding excinuclease ABC subunit UvrA, with the protein product MDIIRIRGARTHNLKDINLDLPRNQLVVITGLSGSGKSSLAFDTLYAEGQRRYVESLSAYARQFLQLMEKPDVDLIEGLSPAISIEQKATSHNPRSTVGTVTEIHDYLRLLFARVGTPHCPDHHIKLTAQTVSQMVDHVLALPEDTRLMILAPIIVGRKGEHTDLFGELRAQGFVRVRIDGNVHEMDVLPKLDKNKKHTIEVVVDRLKVRADIKQRLAESFETALRHADGRALAVEMDSGHETLFSARFSCPVCDYSLAELEPRLFSFNNPMGACPKCDGLGVIQYFDPKRVVAFPHLSLAAGAIKGWDRRNPFYFQLLQSLALHYGFDLDTPFENLPETVRGVILNGSGKEQIAFHYPGERRPRMHAFEGILTTLARRYKETDSSTVREELAKHLNSQPCPSCEGTRLRREARHVFVAGKTIYALSALPLKQSLTFFESLELSGNKQAIADRIVKEIAARLQFLNNVGLEYLSLDRSAETLSGGEAQRIRLASQIGSGLTGVMYVLDEPSIGLHQRDNDRLLATLRRLRDLGNTVIVVEHDEDAIRTADYVVDMGPGAGVHGGHVVAMGTPADILANADSLTGQYLSGRRKIAIPAKRRQPDPTRELVLTGASGNNLKNVTLTLPAGLLVCVTGVSGSGKSTLINDTLYAAMARHLYGSAAEPAPYTSITGLALFDKVINVDQSPIGRTPRSNPATYTGLFTPIRELFAGVPAARERGYSPGRFSFNVKGGRCEACQGDGVIKVEMHFLPDIYVPCDVCHGKRYNRETLEIQYKGKTIDEVLAMTVEDAHAFFNAVPVVARKLQTLLDVGLGYIQLGQAATTLSGGEAQRVKLSLELSKRDTGRTLYILDEPTTGLHFHDIDMLLKVIHRLADQGNTIVVIEHNLDVIKTADWVIDIGPEGGDGGGGIVACGTPEQVAANPASHTATYLKPLLA